One Dunckerocampus dactyliophorus isolate RoL2022-P2 chromosome 18, RoL_Ddac_1.1, whole genome shotgun sequence genomic region harbors:
- the adgrl1a gene encoding adhesion G protein-coupled receptor L1 isoform X2, which produces MALAVWVVLMCAVALSNVAPSSQALSRSMMPFGLMRRELACEGYPIELRCPGSDVIMIETANYGRTDDKICDADPFQMENVQCYLPDAVKIMSQRCNNRTQCVVVAGSDVFPDPCPGTYKYLEIQYECVPYKVDQKVFVCPGTLLRVQAPSSLQEAEHQAGAWCKDPLQSGDRLYVMPWTPYRTDMLFEYASWEDFKQNRATTTYKLPNRVDGTGFVVYDGAVFYNKERTRNIVKYDLRTRIKSGEAIITNANYHDTSPYRWGGKSDIDLAVDENGLWVIYATESNNGRLVVSQVNPYTLRFEGTWETSFDKRVASNAFMACGVLYAVRSVYQDDDSEAGGDLLMYAYNTNHGREEPVNIAFPNPYQYISSVDYNPRDNQLYVWNNYNVLRYPLEFGPPDPTTGPLTTTQVTTTVPARPFTSSASPSTARPVAPTLRPVGSVNNNNHHHLPGPDLRAITATVPVTRWTPQSSQGPHVCETKLVRGVQWPTTLRGETVDRPCPKGSLGIASFQCLAEQVIWNPRGPDLSNCTSPWVNQVAQKIKSGENAANIAIELANHTRGRIQAGDISSSVRLIEQLLDILDAQLQSLRPGNKESAARNYNKFQKRERTCRAYIQAVVQTVDNLLRPEALESWQDMNSTEQAHIATMLVDILEKGAFLLANNMYGSRFSDRAPNIDLEVHVLNTEMDLQDLSFPLNYGNDSTIHLSASTIKQYSRNGQVKVVFILYKHLGSFLSTENATVKMDLQSGHGRKRLAVNSHVISASINKESSRVFLTEPVVFTLRHLQLENYYSPNCSFWNYSERTMTGQWSTQGCRLLDTNGTHTTCSCSHLTNFAVLMTHHDSDFQGHMHELILFVITWVGIVISLVCLAICISTFCFLRGLQTDRNTIHKNLYVNLFIAELLFLIGIDKTDYHIACPIFAGLLHFFFLAAFSWMCLEGVQLYLMLVEVFESEYSRKKYYYLCGYCFPALVVGISAAIDYRSYGTKKACWLRVDNYFIWSFIGPVSFVIMLNLVLLMITLHKMIRNSSALKPDSSRLDNIKSWVLGAITLLFLLGLTWAFGLMFINENSLIMAYLFTTFNAFQGMFIFIFHCALQKKVHKEYSKCLRHSYCCSRTSTTSSHGSMKNSGLRTNNRYYSGSQARHAAAHRQSRIRRMWNDTVRKQTESSFMAGDINSTPTLNRAAMGNHLLANPVLQTRSGTSPYNTLLAESFTPPSPGVFNSTGTFRDPKSTSKGRDPCGMETLPLNGNFNNSYSLRGGPGGGGSCDFLSGGSGESPPPLLNPRGSETLGGGGIRRNLSDAAAFEKMIISELVHNNLRGGAGVGGGNVGGDGSLAKGHPHGAGGRGAAGAGPETGVDQDDGRQRTPQDVELLYKALEEPLLLQRAQSVLYQSDPEESESYTADLTESLGHSGHSVGGQGGTRAPDSPARDSLYTSITNLRDSPYPDSSPEPLEVVPRSAQPPEELYYSSGRPALGSRGAPMQTFYQAPPRRPSGDHQAQEPAHNEGDGQMQLVTSL; this is translated from the exons TCTTTGTGTGTCCGGGGACGCTGCTGCGGGTGCAGGCGCCCAGCTCTTTGCAGGAGGCGGAGCACCAGGCAGGAGCTTGGTGCAAGGACCCGCTTCAGTCCGGGGACCGCCTCTATGTCATGCCCTGGACCCCCTACCGCACCGACATGCTGTTCGAATACGCCTCCTGGGAGGACTTCAAACAGAATCGAGCCACCACCACCTACAA GTTGCCAAACCGAGTCGACGGCACGGGGTTCGTGGTATACGACGGCGCCGTCTTTTACAACAAAGAGCGCACGCGCAACATCGTCAAGTACGACCTCCGCACGCGGATCAAGAGCGGCGAGGCCATCATCACCAACGCCAACTACCACGATACCTCGCCTTACCGATGGGGCGGCAAGTCCGACATCGACCTGGCCGTGGACGAGAACGGCCTGTGGGTGATCTACGCCACAGAGTCCAACAACGGGCGGCTGGTGGTCAGCCAG GTGAATCCGTACACTCTGCGCTTCGAGGGCACCTGGGAGACCAGCTTCGACAAGCGGGTGGCATCCAACGCCTTCATGGCGTGCGGCGTGCTCTACGCTGTGCGCTCGGTCTACCAGGACGACGACAGCGAGGCGGGCGGAGACCTGCTGATGTATGCCTACAACACCAACCACGGCCGCGAGGAGCCTGTCAACATCGCCTTCCCCAACCCGTACCAGTACATCTCCTCCGTGGACTACAACCCCCGAGACAACCAACTGTACGTGTGGAACAACTACAACGTGCTGCGCTACCCGCTGGAGTTTGGACCGCCGGACCCGACCACGG GTCCGCTCACCACCACGCAAGTGACCACCACTGTGCCGGCTCGGCCCTTCACCTCCAGCGCCAGCCCCTCCACCGCCCGCCCCGTGGCCCCCACGCTGCGCCCCGTCGGCtccgtcaacaacaacaaccaccaccacctccccgGCCCCGACCTTCGAGCCATCACAGCCACCGTGCCTGTCACCCGCTGGACGCCTCAGTCCTCACAGGGCCCCCATGTCTGCGAGACCAAGCTGGTGCGAGGGGTCCAATGGCCCACCACCTTGAGAGGGGAGACGGTGGACCGGCCGTGTCCCAAAGGTTCtcttg GCATCGCTTCCTTCCAGTGTTTGGCCGAGCAGGTCATATGGAACCCGCGTGGTCCTGACCTCAGCAACTGCACCTCCCCGTGGGTCAACCAGGTGGCCCAGAAG ATAAAGAGTGGCGAGAACGCTGCCAACATCGCCATTGAGCTAGCCAATCACACGCGAGGGCGGATCCAGGCGGGGGACATCAGCTCGTCGGTGCGACTGATTGAGCAACTGCTGGACATCCTGGACGCTCAGCTGCAGTCCCTCAGGCCCGGCAACAAGGAGTCAGCAGCACGCAACTACAACAAG TTTCAGAAGCGAGAGCGGACCTGTCGGGCCTACATCCAG GCGGTGGTGCAGACGGTGGACAACCTCCTCCGCCCCGAGGCGCTGGAGTCCTGGCAGGATATGAACAGCACAGAGCAGGCGCACATCGCCACCATGCTAGTGGACATCCTGGAGAAAGGCGCCTTCCTCCTGGCCAACAACATGTATGGCAGTCGCTTCTCAGACCGAGCGCCCAACATCG ATCTGGAGGTGCATGTCCTGAACACGGAGATGGACCTGCAGGACTTGTCCTTCCCACTCAACTACGGCAACGACAGCACCATCCATCTGTCGGCGTCCACCATCAAACAGTACAGTCGTAACG GGCAAGTCAAGGTGGTCTTCATCCTGTACAAGCACCTCGGGTCCTTCCTGTCCACCGAGAACGCCACCGTCAAGATGGACTTGCAGTCCGGCCACGGTCGGAAGCGCCTGGCCGTCAACTCCCACGTCATCTCCGCCTCCATTAACAAAGAGTCCAGCCGCGTCTTCCTCACCGAGCCGGTGGTCTTCACGCTCAGACATCTACAG TTGGAGAACTACTACAGCCCGAACTGCTCCTTCTGGAACTACTCGGAGCGCACCATGACGGGCCAGTGGTCCACGCAGGGCTGCAGGCTGCTGGACACCAACGGCACGCACACCACCTGCTCCTGCAGCCACCTCACCAACTTCGCCGTGCTCATGACTCACCACGACAGCGAT TTCCAGGGCCACATGCATGAGCTGATCCTGTTCGTGATCACCTGGGTGGGCATCGTCATCTCGTTGGTGTGCCTTGCCATCTGCATCTCCACCTTCTGCTTCCTGCGCGGCCTGCAGACCGACCGCAACACCATCCACAAGAATCTGTACGTCAACCTCTTCATTGCCGAGCTGCTCTTCCTGATTGGCATCGACAAGACAGACTACCAT ATCGCCTGTCCCATTTTCGCTGGACTTCtgcatttcttcttcttggctGCCTTCTCCTGGATGTGTCTGGAGGGTGTCCAGCTCTATCTCATGCTGGTGGAGGTGTTTGAGAGCGAGTACTCCCGCAAAAAGTACTACTATCTGTGCGGCTACTGCTTCCCGGCTCTGGTGGTGGGCATCTCGGCAGCCATAGACTACAGGAGCTATGGGACCAAGAAAGC ATGCTGGCTACGAGTGGATAACTACTTCATCTGGAGCTTCATTGGACCCGTTTCATTTGTTATTATG CTCAACCTCGTTCTCCTGATGATCACGTTACACAAGATGATTCGAAACTCATCGGCGCTCAAGCCTGACTCCAGCCGCCTGGATAACATCAA GTCATGGGTCTTAGGGGCCATCACCCTCTTGTTCCTCCTGGGGCTGACGTGGGCGTTTGGTCTCATGTTTATCAACGAGAACTCTCTCATCATGGCGTACCTCTTCACCACCTTCAACGCCTTCCAGGGCATGTTCATATTCATCTTCCACTGTGCTCTGCAGAAGAAG GTCCACAAAGAGTACAGCAAATGCCTGCGCCACTCCTACTGCTGCAGCCGCACGTCCACCACCAGCTCCCACGGCTCCATGAAGAACTCGGGTCTGCGCACCAACAACCGCTACTACAGCGGCAGCCAGGCTCGCCACGCGGCGGCACACAGACAG AGTCGGATCCGCAGGATGTGGAATGACACGGTTCGGAAGCAGACGGAGTCTTCCTTCATGGCGGGGGACATCAACAGCACGCCCACGCTCAACCGAG CAGCCATGGGCAACCACCTTCTGGCAAACCCGGTGCTGCAGACTCGTAGCGGAACGTCTCCTTACAACACGCTGCTGGCTGAGAGCTTCACCCCGCCCTCGCCCGGCGTCTTCAACTCCACCG GAACTTTCCGAGACCCAA AGAGCACATCCAAGGGCCGCGACCCCTGCGGAATGGAGACCCTGCCTCTGAACGGCAACTTCAACAACAGCTACTCCCTGCGTGGTGGTCCGGGTGGCGGAGGCAGCTGTGACTTCCTAAGCGGCGGGAGTGGAGAGAGTCCCCCACCTCTACTCAACCCCCGCGGCTCGGAGACACTGGGTGGCGGGGGTATCCGGCGCAATCTCTCCGATGCTGCTGCCTTTGAGAAGATGATCATCTCTGAGCTTGTGCACAACAACCTGAGAGGTGGTGCCGGCGTGGGCGGAGGGAACGTGGGAGGGGACGGAAGCCTGGCCAAGGGGCATCCTCACGGTGCGGGCGGACGTGGAGCCGCAGGGGCCGGGCCGGAGACGGGTGTAGACCAAGATGATGGTCGGCAGCGCACTCCGCAGGATGTGGAGCTGCTTTACAAAGCACTGGAGGAGCCGCTGCTCTTGCAACGCGCCCAATCCGTCCTCTACCAAAGCGACCCGGAGGAGTCGGAAAGCTACACGGCCGACCTCACCGAAAGTCTGGGTCACAGCGGCCACAGTGTTGGCGGGCAGGGAGGCACCAGAGCGCCTGACTCGCCAGCTCGTGACTCCTTATACACAAGCATCACCAACCTGCGAGACTCTCCCTACCCGGACAGCAGTCCCGAGCCCCTGGAGGTGGTGCCCCGATCGGCCCAGCCCCCCGAGGAACTGTACTACAGCTCCGGGAGGCCTGCTTTGGGCTCCCGTGGGGCACCCATGCAGACCTTCTACCAGGCCCCGCCGCGGAGACCGAGCGGGGACCACCAGGCTCAGGAGCCCGCCCACAATGAGGGGGACGGACAGATGCAGCTTGTTACCAGCCTGTGA
- the adgrl1a gene encoding adhesion G protein-coupled receptor L1 isoform X4, with product MALAVWVVLMCAVALSNVAPSSQALSRSMMPFGLMRRELACEGYPIELRCPGSDVIMIETANYGRTDDKICDADPFQMENVQCYLPDAVKIMSQRCNNRTQCVVVAGSDVFPDPCPGTYKYLEIQYECVPYIFVCPGTLLRVQAPSSLQEAEHQAGAWCKDPLQSGDRLYVMPWTPYRTDMLFEYASWEDFKQNRATTTYKLPNRVDGTGFVVYDGAVFYNKERTRNIVKYDLRTRIKSGEAIITNANYHDTSPYRWGGKSDIDLAVDENGLWVIYATESNNGRLVVSQVNPYTLRFEGTWETSFDKRVASNAFMACGVLYAVRSVYQDDDSEAGGDLLMYAYNTNHGREEPVNIAFPNPYQYISSVDYNPRDNQLYVWNNYNVLRYPLEFGPPDPTTGPLTTTQVTTTVPARPFTSSASPSTARPVAPTLRPVGSVNNNNHHHLPGPDLRAITATVPVTRWTPQSSQGPHVCETKLVRGVQWPTTLRGETVDRPCPKGSLGIASFQCLAEQVIWNPRGPDLSNCTSPWVNQVAQKIKSGENAANIAIELANHTRGRIQAGDISSSVRLIEQLLDILDAQLQSLRPGNKESAARNYNKFQKRERTCRAYIQAVVQTVDNLLRPEALESWQDMNSTEQAHIATMLVDILEKGAFLLANNMYGSRFSDRAPNIDLEVHVLNTEMDLQDLSFPLNYGNDSTIHLSASTIKQYSRNGQVKVVFILYKHLGSFLSTENATVKMDLQSGHGRKRLAVNSHVISASINKESSRVFLTEPVVFTLRHLQLENYYSPNCSFWNYSERTMTGQWSTQGCRLLDTNGTHTTCSCSHLTNFAVLMTHHDSDFQGHMHELILFVITWVGIVISLVCLAICISTFCFLRGLQTDRNTIHKNLYVNLFIAELLFLIGIDKTDYHIACPIFAGLLHFFFLAAFSWMCLEGVQLYLMLVEVFESEYSRKKYYYLCGYCFPALVVGISAAIDYRSYGTKKACWLRVDNYFIWSFIGPVSFVIMLNLVLLMITLHKMIRNSSALKPDSSRLDNIKSWVLGAITLLFLLGLTWAFGLMFINENSLIMAYLFTTFNAFQGMFIFIFHCALQKKVHKEYSKCLRHSYCCSRTSTTSSHGSMKNSGLRTNNRYYSGSQARHAAAHRQSRIRRMWNDTVRKQTESSFMAGDINSTPTLNRAAMGNHLLANPVLQTRSGTSPYNTLLAESFTPPSPGVFNSTGTFRDPKSTSKGRDPCGMETLPLNGNFNNSYSLRGGPGGGGSCDFLSGGSGESPPPLLNPRGSETLGGGGIRRNLSDAAAFEKMIISELVHNNLRGGAGVGGGNVGGDGSLAKGHPHGAGGRGAAGAGPETGVDQDDGRQRTPQDVELLYKALEEPLLLQRAQSVLYQSDPEESESYTADLTESLGHSGHSVGGQGGTRAPDSPARDSLYTSITNLRDSPYPDSSPEPLEVVPRSAQPPEELYYSSGRPALGSRGAPMQTFYQAPPRRPSGDHQAQEPAHNEGDGQMQLVTSL from the exons TCTTTGTGTGTCCGGGGACGCTGCTGCGGGTGCAGGCGCCCAGCTCTTTGCAGGAGGCGGAGCACCAGGCAGGAGCTTGGTGCAAGGACCCGCTTCAGTCCGGGGACCGCCTCTATGTCATGCCCTGGACCCCCTACCGCACCGACATGCTGTTCGAATACGCCTCCTGGGAGGACTTCAAACAGAATCGAGCCACCACCACCTACAA GTTGCCAAACCGAGTCGACGGCACGGGGTTCGTGGTATACGACGGCGCCGTCTTTTACAACAAAGAGCGCACGCGCAACATCGTCAAGTACGACCTCCGCACGCGGATCAAGAGCGGCGAGGCCATCATCACCAACGCCAACTACCACGATACCTCGCCTTACCGATGGGGCGGCAAGTCCGACATCGACCTGGCCGTGGACGAGAACGGCCTGTGGGTGATCTACGCCACAGAGTCCAACAACGGGCGGCTGGTGGTCAGCCAG GTGAATCCGTACACTCTGCGCTTCGAGGGCACCTGGGAGACCAGCTTCGACAAGCGGGTGGCATCCAACGCCTTCATGGCGTGCGGCGTGCTCTACGCTGTGCGCTCGGTCTACCAGGACGACGACAGCGAGGCGGGCGGAGACCTGCTGATGTATGCCTACAACACCAACCACGGCCGCGAGGAGCCTGTCAACATCGCCTTCCCCAACCCGTACCAGTACATCTCCTCCGTGGACTACAACCCCCGAGACAACCAACTGTACGTGTGGAACAACTACAACGTGCTGCGCTACCCGCTGGAGTTTGGACCGCCGGACCCGACCACGG GTCCGCTCACCACCACGCAAGTGACCACCACTGTGCCGGCTCGGCCCTTCACCTCCAGCGCCAGCCCCTCCACCGCCCGCCCCGTGGCCCCCACGCTGCGCCCCGTCGGCtccgtcaacaacaacaaccaccaccacctccccgGCCCCGACCTTCGAGCCATCACAGCCACCGTGCCTGTCACCCGCTGGACGCCTCAGTCCTCACAGGGCCCCCATGTCTGCGAGACCAAGCTGGTGCGAGGGGTCCAATGGCCCACCACCTTGAGAGGGGAGACGGTGGACCGGCCGTGTCCCAAAGGTTCtcttg GCATCGCTTCCTTCCAGTGTTTGGCCGAGCAGGTCATATGGAACCCGCGTGGTCCTGACCTCAGCAACTGCACCTCCCCGTGGGTCAACCAGGTGGCCCAGAAG ATAAAGAGTGGCGAGAACGCTGCCAACATCGCCATTGAGCTAGCCAATCACACGCGAGGGCGGATCCAGGCGGGGGACATCAGCTCGTCGGTGCGACTGATTGAGCAACTGCTGGACATCCTGGACGCTCAGCTGCAGTCCCTCAGGCCCGGCAACAAGGAGTCAGCAGCACGCAACTACAACAAG TTTCAGAAGCGAGAGCGGACCTGTCGGGCCTACATCCAG GCGGTGGTGCAGACGGTGGACAACCTCCTCCGCCCCGAGGCGCTGGAGTCCTGGCAGGATATGAACAGCACAGAGCAGGCGCACATCGCCACCATGCTAGTGGACATCCTGGAGAAAGGCGCCTTCCTCCTGGCCAACAACATGTATGGCAGTCGCTTCTCAGACCGAGCGCCCAACATCG ATCTGGAGGTGCATGTCCTGAACACGGAGATGGACCTGCAGGACTTGTCCTTCCCACTCAACTACGGCAACGACAGCACCATCCATCTGTCGGCGTCCACCATCAAACAGTACAGTCGTAACG GGCAAGTCAAGGTGGTCTTCATCCTGTACAAGCACCTCGGGTCCTTCCTGTCCACCGAGAACGCCACCGTCAAGATGGACTTGCAGTCCGGCCACGGTCGGAAGCGCCTGGCCGTCAACTCCCACGTCATCTCCGCCTCCATTAACAAAGAGTCCAGCCGCGTCTTCCTCACCGAGCCGGTGGTCTTCACGCTCAGACATCTACAG TTGGAGAACTACTACAGCCCGAACTGCTCCTTCTGGAACTACTCGGAGCGCACCATGACGGGCCAGTGGTCCACGCAGGGCTGCAGGCTGCTGGACACCAACGGCACGCACACCACCTGCTCCTGCAGCCACCTCACCAACTTCGCCGTGCTCATGACTCACCACGACAGCGAT TTCCAGGGCCACATGCATGAGCTGATCCTGTTCGTGATCACCTGGGTGGGCATCGTCATCTCGTTGGTGTGCCTTGCCATCTGCATCTCCACCTTCTGCTTCCTGCGCGGCCTGCAGACCGACCGCAACACCATCCACAAGAATCTGTACGTCAACCTCTTCATTGCCGAGCTGCTCTTCCTGATTGGCATCGACAAGACAGACTACCAT ATCGCCTGTCCCATTTTCGCTGGACTTCtgcatttcttcttcttggctGCCTTCTCCTGGATGTGTCTGGAGGGTGTCCAGCTCTATCTCATGCTGGTGGAGGTGTTTGAGAGCGAGTACTCCCGCAAAAAGTACTACTATCTGTGCGGCTACTGCTTCCCGGCTCTGGTGGTGGGCATCTCGGCAGCCATAGACTACAGGAGCTATGGGACCAAGAAAGC ATGCTGGCTACGAGTGGATAACTACTTCATCTGGAGCTTCATTGGACCCGTTTCATTTGTTATTATG CTCAACCTCGTTCTCCTGATGATCACGTTACACAAGATGATTCGAAACTCATCGGCGCTCAAGCCTGACTCCAGCCGCCTGGATAACATCAA GTCATGGGTCTTAGGGGCCATCACCCTCTTGTTCCTCCTGGGGCTGACGTGGGCGTTTGGTCTCATGTTTATCAACGAGAACTCTCTCATCATGGCGTACCTCTTCACCACCTTCAACGCCTTCCAGGGCATGTTCATATTCATCTTCCACTGTGCTCTGCAGAAGAAG GTCCACAAAGAGTACAGCAAATGCCTGCGCCACTCCTACTGCTGCAGCCGCACGTCCACCACCAGCTCCCACGGCTCCATGAAGAACTCGGGTCTGCGCACCAACAACCGCTACTACAGCGGCAGCCAGGCTCGCCACGCGGCGGCACACAGACAG AGTCGGATCCGCAGGATGTGGAATGACACGGTTCGGAAGCAGACGGAGTCTTCCTTCATGGCGGGGGACATCAACAGCACGCCCACGCTCAACCGAG CAGCCATGGGCAACCACCTTCTGGCAAACCCGGTGCTGCAGACTCGTAGCGGAACGTCTCCTTACAACACGCTGCTGGCTGAGAGCTTCACCCCGCCCTCGCCCGGCGTCTTCAACTCCACCG GAACTTTCCGAGACCCAA AGAGCACATCCAAGGGCCGCGACCCCTGCGGAATGGAGACCCTGCCTCTGAACGGCAACTTCAACAACAGCTACTCCCTGCGTGGTGGTCCGGGTGGCGGAGGCAGCTGTGACTTCCTAAGCGGCGGGAGTGGAGAGAGTCCCCCACCTCTACTCAACCCCCGCGGCTCGGAGACACTGGGTGGCGGGGGTATCCGGCGCAATCTCTCCGATGCTGCTGCCTTTGAGAAGATGATCATCTCTGAGCTTGTGCACAACAACCTGAGAGGTGGTGCCGGCGTGGGCGGAGGGAACGTGGGAGGGGACGGAAGCCTGGCCAAGGGGCATCCTCACGGTGCGGGCGGACGTGGAGCCGCAGGGGCCGGGCCGGAGACGGGTGTAGACCAAGATGATGGTCGGCAGCGCACTCCGCAGGATGTGGAGCTGCTTTACAAAGCACTGGAGGAGCCGCTGCTCTTGCAACGCGCCCAATCCGTCCTCTACCAAAGCGACCCGGAGGAGTCGGAAAGCTACACGGCCGACCTCACCGAAAGTCTGGGTCACAGCGGCCACAGTGTTGGCGGGCAGGGAGGCACCAGAGCGCCTGACTCGCCAGCTCGTGACTCCTTATACACAAGCATCACCAACCTGCGAGACTCTCCCTACCCGGACAGCAGTCCCGAGCCCCTGGAGGTGGTGCCCCGATCGGCCCAGCCCCCCGAGGAACTGTACTACAGCTCCGGGAGGCCTGCTTTGGGCTCCCGTGGGGCACCCATGCAGACCTTCTACCAGGCCCCGCCGCGGAGACCGAGCGGGGACCACCAGGCTCAGGAGCCCGCCCACAATGAGGGGGACGGACAGATGCAGCTTGTTACCAGCCTGTGA